CCGAGCCGGATGTCATCCGCGACGAAGAGCCGCTCCGCCGAGAAGGTGGGAAACTCTCTCTCGTGCACCACGATCGCGCCATACAAGCCGCGTTCGAACTGCTCGATCTGGTGGAGGTGGGTGTGATACCAGTACGTGCCCGCGTCGGGCACGATGAAATCGTACGTGAACGACGCGCCGGGCTCCACGGGGGCCTGGATCATGGGGGAGCCGTCCATCGCGTCGGAGATCCGGAGCCCGTGCCAGTGTACGACCGTCGACTCGTCGAGCTCGTTTTTGAAATGGACGATGACCCGGTCGCCCACGCGCGCATGGAGGAGCGGGCCGGGGAATTGATCGTTGTAATTGAGGAGCCGCGTCGCGATGCCGGGACGGAGGGCGACCTGGTTTTTCCGCGCGACGAGGTCGACCTCGACGATACGCGGGTCGAGGTTCAGGTCCACGAAGGGCGTGAGCCCCTCGATGGGCGGTAGCGGCGGCAACACCTCGGGCGGGACGCCGCCGCCGGCCGCAGTCGTCGTCGCCGCATCATCGTTGCCACATCCCGAGAGGACGCCGGTGAGGAGTAGTAAGAACAAATACATGCGCATGGCTTCCGAACTTCGCGTGAAGACCCCGCGGAGCCTACCGAAACCAACACAGATGACAATGAAAATCGTTTTCAGTTGCGGCAACCGAGAAAAATTCAACCTTGCCAAATTATTTCTCTGTTGCTGCAGCAAATTTGATGGCTGGACAACGTTCTGTCCGACATGAAATCGATTTTCATTGTCAATTGCAGAAACCGAAGGTAGCCTCGGTCCGGGCCGACCCGGGAGAAGCCGTCGTGAACGACGCTGTCCCCGCGAACCTCACAGGCGCCCTTCCGCGGAGCTTTCCATGAAAACGACAGCCTTCTGGCCGTGGGCCCTGGCCCCGGCTCTCGTCTTGTGTGCGGGCACGGGTTGCAGCGACGCAGGGTCAACCGACCCCGGGGGGAGCGCAGGCTCGTCCTCCGCGAGCTCCGGCAGCGGTGGCCAAGGTGGTTCGGGTGGAGGGGCCGGCGGCGCGGGTGGCGGCGGCGGCGCGGGTGGCGTCGGCGGCGAGGGCGGCGAGGGCGGCGCATCCGCCGACCATGCCCCGCCCGTCGTGACCCTCGCAGGGCCGGGCGACGGCGCGCTTCTCCGCACGGCTCGTTTGCTCGTCTCCGTGCACGCCGAGGACGCGGGGGGCCTGGCGAAAGTCGAATTCACGTGGAACGGCGCCCCCGCGACGGCGCTCGACGTGACCCATGGCGCCACGATGTTCGATGCAGCCGTCGACGCGCGGCCGACACGCGGGAAAAACACGCTCGTCGTCGCGGCCGAGGACCTCGCCGGCCATCGAACGGAGGTGCCCCTCGAGGTGACGTTCGAACGAAGAGTCGGCGCCGGAGGGTCTCATACGGGCGTTATCGTGTCGGGGAAGGTCGCGGCGTGGGGCCGCAACAACCTCGGGCAGCTCGGCCTCGGCGGGGGCGACACGACGTCGCGCTTCGAGCCCGTGCTCGTGCCCGGCATCGAGGAGATCACCGCCCTCGATTTTCGACAGAATCAATCCCTCGCGCTCCGCAAGGACGGCGCCCTGTTCGTCTGGGGGACCAACACCGACGGCCGGCTCGGCCTGGGCTCGCCGGAGATGCTCGACGCGGTCCATCGCGACGTCCCCACGCAGAACACGAGCCTCTCCGGTGTGCTCGCCGCGACGTTCGGCTACGATCACACGCTCGTCTTGCTCGAGGACGGGACGGTCCGCGCCTTCGGCGACAATAGCTCGGGGCAGCTCGGCGACGGCACGACCGAGGACCGCCATTACCCGGTGACGGTCGCGGCGCTCGAGGACGTCATCCAGGTCGTCGGTGGTTCGAAGCATTCTCTGGCGCTGCGGCGCGATGGCACCGTATGGGCGTGGGGGAGGAACCTGTATGGCAACCTCGGCCAGGGGAGCGCGGATGGGGAGCCGCATTCGACGCCGGTCGAGGTGCCGGGGCTCTCCGACGTCGTGCACCTCGCTTCGGGGCGGGATCACGTGCTCGCGCTGCGCGCGGACGGGACGATCATGGCGTGGGGGCTCAACCAGAGCGGGCAGGTGGGCAATGGGATGAGCGGCGCCGACGCGGAGGCTCATTCACCGACGGCTGTCGTGGGGTTGACCGACGGGGTCGCGGTCTTCGCCGACGGGAACTACAGCTTCGCCGTCCGGGCGGACGGCAGCGCGGTCGGCTGGGGGCAGAACTTCAATGGGCAGCTCGGCATCGGCGGCGACGATACCGTCGATCGAAGCGCGCCGGACGCGCCGCTCTCGATACCCGCGACGCTCGAGCTCGACCCCGGGGCGACACACGCGATTGGCGTGGCGCCGGACGGCGCGATCTACACGTGGGGATGGAGCACGAACGGGAGCCTCGGGCGGCCGAATTTGCTCAACAACTGGGCGTATCCGACGCCGGGGCTCGTGACGCTCCCATGAGGCCCCGCGCGTTTGTCGTTCTGGTCCTCGCCGGGTGCGCGCTCGGCGCGTGCTCCGGCGACGGGCCGTCGAAATCGAATTCGACGGCCGGGAGCTCGACGGGATCGGGGGGCTCTGGTGGGATGGCCAAAGGCGCAGGAGGAGGCGGCGCGAGCTCGAGCGGTGAAGGAGGCAGCACGACCCCGCCGGCCGAAGAGGCCACCCTCACGCTCGTGAGCCCGCCGCCTGGCATGGCATTTCAGCGCCGTAACGTGGATGTGGACGTCGCGTTCACCGTGTCGGGAGGGGGCGCGACGGTCCGGCTCCAGCGCGGCGAAGAGATCGTCGACGAGCGGATCATCGACGCGTCCGTGACCGCGGGGACGGCGCGGATGCGGCTCCCTCTGTCGCGCGGCGTTTCGCCGTTTGTCGTGACGATCGTTTCGCCCTCGGGGACGGCCGCCGCGGAGGCGCACCTGGTTGGTGGGCGTCTCGTGGCAGCATCCCTCGACACGATGTACGCCGTTCGCGACGGGGCGATCGTGCAATGGGGCGGCGGCGCCCCGATTCCCACCGTGAGGGACGCGCCGGCGGGGATCGTCTCCGTGGCCGAGGGCGGAGGTTCGCTCTTCGCGCTCGATACCGAGGGGCACGTGTTCGTGGCGACCGCGGGACAGCCGGCGTTCGAGGCCGTGGCAGGGCTCGAGGACATCGTGGCCCTCGCGCCCGGCGGAGGGCATGGCTTGTTTCTACGCGCGGACGGTCGCGTCTTCGCCGCGGGGCAGAATGGTCGCGGGCAGCTCGGCGTGGGTGATACCGAGAGCCACGCCGGGATCGTCGAGGTCGTCACCTCGGCCGAAATCGTCGCGATCGCCGCCTCGGACGACGCGTCGTTCGCCGTCGACGTGAACGGCCTCGTCCACGCGTGGGGCTCGAACGACGAGGGCCAGCTCGGGATCGGCGACGAGGACATCTCCCCTCACCCCGCGCCGCTCATCGTGCCGAATCTCGAAAATGTCGTCGACGTGGCCGCCGGGCGGGACCACGTCCTCGCTCTGACCGCCACGGGCGGCGTGTATGCATGGGGGCTCGGCTCGAGCGGGCAGATCGGGGACGGTTCGGCCGGCATCCTGGCTTCCAGGCCGCAGCCCGTTCCCATTGTATTGCCGGATGGAGCGGTCGCGCTCGACGCTCGCGGAAATACGAGTTATGCGGCGCTCGCGAGCGGAGAGCTTCTCGGGTGGGGTCAAAATAGCCTCGCGCAGCTCGGCGTGGGCGACACCCAACAACGCACCAAGCCAGCGCCGTGCCTGGTCGGCGGCGTGCGCGCGGCCGCCGCGGGCCTCACAGGTGCCATTGCCCTGGACGACGTCGGCGGCCTTCAGGTATGGGGCTCGAATACGAGCGGGCAGCTCGCCCTGCCGCTGCCGCCGGAAGGCCCGGAGCGTTCGAGTGCGCCCGTTGGAGTGCCCTGGCCGTGATGCCCCGAATGGCGCGATGGATTGCCCTCCTCGCAGCGATCCCCCTCGGATTCGCGTGCTCCGACCCGCATGTCGACGCGAGCACGAGCGGGACCGGCGGCTCTTCATCGAGCGCGGGCGGCGGCTCGGGTGCTGGGACGGCCGGCGCGGGCGGAGCCACGCCGGCATCGTTCGAGCCCGGGGAAGAGCGGCCCGGGGGCGACACGACGATCGAGACGCGTGACGAAAAGAGCTTCTTGCGCCCCGCGGCGAATCTATCTCTGGAGCGGCTGGGGACGTTCGAGGCCGGGCTCGCGCTCTTCGACGTCGCCTGGACCGTGGGGGGCGAGGTCGATCGGGACGGACTCGGCCCGACGTACGTCGGGACCTCCTGCCGGAGCTGCCATTTTCGAGGTGGCCGAGGCGCACCGCCGCCCCCCGGTCAGCCGATGACGTCGATGCTCGTGCGGCTGTCGATCCCCTCGGAGGACGGCGCGACGTTCGTCCCCGATCCCCGCTATGGCGATCAGCTCCAGAACAAGGCCATCCCCGGCGTATCACCGGAGGGGTGGTTTTCTGTCGAATATGCCACGAAAGCAGGCTCGTACGCAGATGGCACAGCGTACGAGCTGCTCGAGCCGGCTTACCCTGCGCACGATCTCGCGTTCGGCCCCCTCGCGGCGGGGACCCGTATTTCACCACGGGTCGCGCAGCCGATGATCGGGCTCGGCTTGCTCGCCGCCGTCCGCGAGGAGGACATTGAGGCGCTGGTCGATCCCGAGGATAAAAACGGCGACGGGATTCGCGGACGCAGGAACCATGTCTCCGTCGAGGGAGCGATCTCGCCCGGGCGCTTCGGGTGGAAAGCGAACGAGGTGGATCTCGCGCGCCAAACCGCCGGGGCCTTCCTCGGGGACATCGGCATCACCTCTCCTCTGCGCCCGACCGACAATTGCCCACCCGCGCAGGCGGGCTGCATCGCGGCCGCGGGCACGACGCTGGACATCGACGCGGCTCGCTTCGACGCGATCGTCCTACTTTCTCACCTCGTCGCCGTACCCTATCGCCCGGACGCCGCCGACCCCGAGGTGCTCCTCGGAAAGGCGCTGTTTTCGCAGGCGCGTTGCGGCGCGTGTCATACGCCATCGTTCGTCACCGGCCCACTCGCGGGTTTTCCCGAGGTAGAAGGCCAGCGGATCTACCCGTACACCGATCTCTTGATTCACGACATGGGACCGGGGCTCGCCGACGATCGCCCCGACCACGAGGCGGGAGGTCGCGATTTCCGGACGGCGCCGCTCTGGGGCGTCGGCATGACGAGCTCGGTCTCCGGACACACGCGTCTCCTGCACGACGGGCGCGCCCGGAGCATCGAGGAGGCCATCCTCTGGCACGGAGGCGAGGCCGAAGCCTCGCGCGAGGTATTCCGCGCATTCTCGGCGTCGGACAGGGCTCTGCTGCTTCGTTTCGTGGGTTCCCTCTGACCGAGCGACGGACGCCTCTCTCGCCGTTGATCAAATCCGCCGGCGTGCGCGGCCCATGGCGTAGGCAATGCCGCTCTGGAGCGTCCCCTTGGTGACGAGCCTGGCGAGGTCGAGGTCGAGCTCCACGATTGCGCGCGCGAAGTCGGGGCGCATGCCCGTCAGGACGACCTCGGCGCCGACCAGGCGGAGCGCGCTCGCCGATTGGAGCAATGCGCCCGCCGCGCGCGCGTCCACGCGCTTCATCCCCGTCACGTCGATGATGACCGTCCGCGCCCTGTGCTGCTGGGATCCGTGGAGGACCGCCTGCATCATCGCCTCGGCGCGTGGTGCGTCCATCGTCCCGATGAGGGGGAGCACGAGGATCTCCTCGGTGATCGGGATGAGCGGCATCGAGAGCTCCTCGAGCCGCGCGCCTTGCATCTGGATGATCTCCTCCTGAAGCGCGGCGCGCGCGCTCTCCGCTTGCGCGCGCTCCTCGAGCTCGCGCGAGAGGCGCTCGTTGGCCGCGGAGAGCTCCTCGGTGCGGAGGGCGATCCCCTGCTCGAGGTGCTGGTTGAGCTCCCGGAGCTCGGCGCTCACCGATTGCAGCCGATCATAAAGCATCGCGTTCTCGATGGAGATGACCGCCTGCGCGCAGAGCATCTGCAAGAACTCCAGCCGCTCCTCGGCGAACGCGCCCGCGGTGCGGTTGTGCTCGAGGTACAAGACGCCGCGGCAACGGCCCTGGTGGGTCAATGCGACGGCGAGCACGCTCTGCGGGGCGGCGCTCCTCACGTGAGCGTCCGCCGCGAAACGCGGATCACGCGTGGCGCTCTCCAGCACCAGCGGCTCTTGCGTGCGAGCCACGTATCGGACGACGGATTGGGCCAGATCCGCGCGCGCTTCGAGGGGGGTGTCGAGCCGGGACTCCACGAGATCCGGGCTGACCTGGAACCGGGCCTCGACGACCCACGTCCCGCCCCGCTCGAGGATCAAAAAGCCACGCTCCGCCCCGGCATTGGCGAGGATGATGCGCATCAGCCGCTCGATGAGCTGATCCAGGACGATCTCGCTGGAGAGCGCCTGCGCGGCGCGAACGGCTGTCGTCAGGTCGAGCAGCTTGCCGACCGTCGAACGGTTGGTGAGGGTCGTCGAGACAACCTCGACGGCAGGGGCGGGCGGCAGGGCCTGCGCAGACAGGAGGGCCCTGTGTCTTCTCTCGAGCTGCGCGACCTTGACCGAAGCGCCCCAGCGGAGGTAGCCATCATGAGCCTCGATCAAATACGTGCGGGCATTCTTCGATTGCCCCCGCCCGAGGAAGAAGAGGCCATACAGCTCGTTCGCGATCGCCTCGTCCTGCGCGAAGCCGTGCTTGCCGGCCAGCGCGATGGCCTGCTCGTAAGCGTCGATGGCTTCGCTGGGGCGCCCTTCGAGCCTCGCGATCTCGGCCGCGACGAGGGCGTGCCGATGGGCGGTGTTCTCCGGGCAGGCTTCCGCGAGCGAGGAGAGCTTGTCGCGATAACGCACGAGCCGCTCCAGGAGGCGCGGCCTCTCCTCGGGCGACGCGCCCGGGTGCACCGCGGCGAGCACGAGGCTCGCATGAAATGGCAGATCGGTCGGCCAGTGATGTCCCACGACCGCCGCCGCGGCCTCCTCGGCGCGCTCGATGAGCGGGAGCGCCGCGGAGGGACGGTCGTGCAGGTAAAGCGTGAGCGTCTTGTAGGTGAAATAGAGGCCTCGGACAAACCCCATCGCGACCGGATCGAGGCCCGCGACCCACGCGGCCTCGTCGAACGCCTCGTCGCTGAAGGACGCGGGGCTCTCGGTGTCTCCACGCATGCAGGCGATCGCCTGCTGGACCGCGAGGAGCTGCGCGCTCGACATGGGGTTCTGGATCCGCTTCAGGATGGCGCCGCTGCGGCGCACCTCCGCGGTCACGACGTCGAGCGGCTCGCCCATTCGAAAGAGCGTCACCGGGACGAAGACGCACGCGAACGAGCCATACACGAGCTCGCCCGACTGCAGGCTCAGCTCCCGGGCCCGCGCGAAATGCGGGAGCACCTGCCGCAGCGGATGCGCATAACCGGCGAACGTCGCGAACGACTGGGTCACCTTGCAGAGGAGCGCCGGGTCGCCGTGCGCCTCGGCGAGCCGGAGCCCGACCTCGCCAAAGACGCGGCTCTCGGCATAACGCCCGAGCGCCCCGGCCAGATAGAACCCGTACGACACATAAGATTGAGCCGTCGCGCCGCAATGGCCACGCGTCATCCCGCGCAAGGTCTGCGTCGCGAGGACCAGCTTCCAGAACCGGATGTCGGTGCAATACGCGGGGACCAGCAGATCGGGGAGGATCCGGGCCGCCGCGAGCTCCTCCGGGTCCGTGAGCTCGGGCGACGCGAGCAGCGCGCGGGCGCCCCCTTCCGCGAGGAGGTGCTCGATCCGCTGCGCCTCGCGCGTCGCGGCCTCCTCCGCCTCCTCCGGGGTCGGGGGGAGGTCGACGCCGAGCAGCGCGAGGCCCGCGCGCCCCGCGTCCATCGCCTCGGAGAACCGCCCGAGCGAGGCGTACATGATGACTCGCACGCCGTATGCGTCTGCGCGTTGCCACGCGCGGCCGGCCCGCCCGAGGATGAGGTCGATGAGCGCGTCGGCCTGGGCGGAGCGGCCCGCCATGGCCTCGCACTCCGCCTGATCCCGGACGAGCGCGAACGTCAGATCGTCTTCGCCAGCCCACCCCTCGTCGTGGATCATTACGAAGCCCGCCGCGAGGAAGGCCGCCGCCTCGCTGTACGCGCCTTGTCCCTTCGCGGCTCGGCCGGCCTGCAGGTCGAGCCGCGCGACCGCCCGCCTCTCCGCGCCGTCCTGGAGGTGAGCGGCGCCCGCATTGAGCTGGCGGGCCGCCTCGAAGAGCTCCTCGGGCCGCGCGCCCTCGCCGAGCGCGAGGTGGAGCCGCCGTCCGATCCGCAGGTGAAGGCCGGCCCGGACCTCGGCCGGGGCCAGCGCGTACGCAGCCTGCTCGACGCGATCGTGCAGGAATCGATAACGCGCGTTGATCGCGGTATCCCCGTCCGCGGTATCGAAGCCACCTGCGACGCCCGGGACCTCGCCGTCCCCCGACGTCGGCAGGAGCAGGTAGTCCTGATCCAGGGGCACGATGAACCCCTCCCGGAGCGCGGGCCATAACGATGCGGCCACGCGGCCCAGGGGCTCGTCGGCGATCGCATGCAGCGTCGCCAGGTCGAATTCGCGGCCGACGCACGCCGCGATGGATAACATCCGCTGGGCGCGAGGATCGAGCTGCCCGAGGCGCGTGGCCATGAGATCGGCCACGTTGTCCGCGATCTGCGCCGCCGCGATCTCCGCGTCGTCCCACGTCCATCTCCCCTCGGCTCGATCCGCGCGGAAGAGGCCGTCGCGATGGAGCGCGAGGAGGAGCTGCGACAGGAAAAACGGATTGCCGCCCGTCTTTGCCCATAGCTGCCCGGCGAGCGTCCGGAGGCGCGCGGGATCGCTCCGCGGGAGCGTGTCCCCGAGCAGCCTCACGACGCTCCCCTCGTCGAGCGGGCGGATCGCGAGCTCCGTCAGGGTCAC
The window above is part of the Polyangium spumosum genome. Proteins encoded here:
- a CDS encoding di-heme oxidoredictase family protein, encoding MARWIALLAAIPLGFACSDPHVDASTSGTGGSSSSAGGGSGAGTAGAGGATPASFEPGEERPGGDTTIETRDEKSFLRPAANLSLERLGTFEAGLALFDVAWTVGGEVDRDGLGPTYVGTSCRSCHFRGGRGAPPPPGQPMTSMLVRLSIPSEDGATFVPDPRYGDQLQNKAIPGVSPEGWFSVEYATKAGSYADGTAYELLEPAYPAHDLAFGPLAAGTRISPRVAQPMIGLGLLAAVREEDIEALVDPEDKNGDGIRGRRNHVSVEGAISPGRFGWKANEVDLARQTAGAFLGDIGITSPLRPTDNCPPAQAGCIAAAGTTLDIDAARFDAIVLLSHLVAVPYRPDAADPEVLLGKALFSQARCGACHTPSFVTGPLAGFPEVEGQRIYPYTDLLIHDMGPGLADDRPDHEAGGRDFRTAPLWGVGMTSSVSGHTRLLHDGRARSIEEAILWHGGEAEASREVFRAFSASDRALLLRFVGSL
- a CDS encoding Ig-like domain-containing protein — translated: MKTTAFWPWALAPALVLCAGTGCSDAGSTDPGGSAGSSSASSGSGGQGGSGGGAGGAGGGGGAGGVGGEGGEGGASADHAPPVVTLAGPGDGALLRTARLLVSVHAEDAGGLAKVEFTWNGAPATALDVTHGATMFDAAVDARPTRGKNTLVVAAEDLAGHRTEVPLEVTFERRVGAGGSHTGVIVSGKVAAWGRNNLGQLGLGGGDTTSRFEPVLVPGIEEITALDFRQNQSLALRKDGALFVWGTNTDGRLGLGSPEMLDAVHRDVPTQNTSLSGVLAATFGYDHTLVLLEDGTVRAFGDNSSGQLGDGTTEDRHYPVTVAALEDVIQVVGGSKHSLALRRDGTVWAWGRNLYGNLGQGSADGEPHSTPVEVPGLSDVVHLASGRDHVLALRADGTIMAWGLNQSGQVGNGMSGADAEAHSPTAVVGLTDGVAVFADGNYSFAVRADGSAVGWGQNFNGQLGIGGDDTVDRSAPDAPLSIPATLELDPGATHAIGVAPDGAIYTWGWSTNGSLGRPNLLNNWAYPTPGLVTLP
- a CDS encoding AAA family ATPase — its product is MRVGSSLTDFPRCETLARTTFGAERATLCKMDATVFIPGYSGRELIHEGPAVALFRGLRDSDRAPVVIKVTRGDRPRPRELARLRHEHTLLRMLEGPGIIKAHALVGYGAGLALILEDTGGESLALRLRRGPLELRACLDIALALARILDGVHARGVIHKDINPNNVLVGERPADVRLIDFGIATLLSHESPPAAGHAFIEGTLCYIAPEQTGLLRRTVDSRADLYALGATMYEMLTGAPPFDEKDPIDLVHSHAARVPAPPHERRSGIPEVVSAIVMKLLAKAAEDRYQQAAALAADLSRCVTALDAGGAVEAFELGRRDIRDTLTIPEKLYGREAEVAALLSTFDRMSRGEAEIVLLAGAAGVGKSVLVQEVQRALALRGGQLVAGKFDALRRDMPFSAFIQIFRELVKGVLSEPPDRFAERRSALLAALGEGGALLIDLVPELERVIGPQPPAPSAGPVEVQNRLGMLMQSFVRALSGPQRLLVFFIDDLQWADAASLWLMRLLTTDPAGRAVVLLGAYRDTEVDDAHPLRLTLSEIRKQGVTLTELAIRPLDEGSVVRLLGDTLPRSDPARLRTLAGQLWAKTGGNPFFLSQLLLALHRDGLFRADRAEGRWTWDDAEIAAAQIADNVADLMATRLGQLDPRAQRMLSIAACVGREFDLATLHAIADEPLGRVAASLWPALREGFIVPLDQDYLLLPTSGDGEVPGVAGGFDTADGDTAINARYRFLHDRVEQAAYALAPAEVRAGLHLRIGRRLHLALGEGARPEELFEAARQLNAGAAHLQDGAERRAVARLDLQAGRAAKGQGAYSEAAAFLAAGFVMIHDEGWAGEDDLTFALVRDQAECEAMAGRSAQADALIDLILGRAGRAWQRADAYGVRVIMYASLGRFSEAMDAGRAGLALLGVDLPPTPEEAEEAATREAQRIEHLLAEGGARALLASPELTDPEELAAARILPDLLVPAYCTDIRFWKLVLATQTLRGMTRGHCGATAQSYVSYGFYLAGALGRYAESRVFGEVGLRLAEAHGDPALLCKVTQSFATFAGYAHPLRQVLPHFARARELSLQSGELVYGSFACVFVPVTLFRMGEPLDVVTAEVRRSGAILKRIQNPMSSAQLLAVQQAIACMRGDTESPASFSDEAFDEAAWVAGLDPVAMGFVRGLYFTYKTLTLYLHDRPSAALPLIERAEEAAAAVVGHHWPTDLPFHASLVLAAVHPGASPEERPRLLERLVRYRDKLSSLAEACPENTAHRHALVAAEIARLEGRPSEAIDAYEQAIALAGKHGFAQDEAIANELYGLFFLGRGQSKNARTYLIEAHDGYLRWGASVKVAQLERRHRALLSAQALPPAPAVEVVSTTLTNRSTVGKLLDLTTAVRAAQALSSEIVLDQLIERLMRIILANAGAERGFLILERGGTWVVEARFQVSPDLVESRLDTPLEARADLAQSVVRYVARTQEPLVLESATRDPRFAADAHVRSAAPQSVLAVALTHQGRCRGVLYLEHNRTAGAFAEERLEFLQMLCAQAVISIENAMLYDRLQSVSAELRELNQHLEQGIALRTEELSAANERLSRELEERAQAESARAALQEEIIQMQGARLEELSMPLIPITEEILVLPLIGTMDAPRAEAMMQAVLHGSQQHRARTVIIDVTGMKRVDARAAGALLQSASALRLVGAEVVLTGMRPDFARAIVELDLDLARLVTKGTLQSGIAYAMGRARRRI
- a CDS encoding RCC1 domain-containing protein, with the protein product MRPRAFVVLVLAGCALGACSGDGPSKSNSTAGSSTGSGGSGGMAKGAGGGGASSSGEGGSTTPPAEEATLTLVSPPPGMAFQRRNVDVDVAFTVSGGGATVRLQRGEEIVDERIIDASVTAGTARMRLPLSRGVSPFVVTIVSPSGTAAAEAHLVGGRLVAASLDTMYAVRDGAIVQWGGGAPIPTVRDAPAGIVSVAEGGGSLFALDTEGHVFVATAGQPAFEAVAGLEDIVALAPGGGHGLFLRADGRVFAAGQNGRGQLGVGDTESHAGIVEVVTSAEIVAIAASDDASFAVDVNGLVHAWGSNDEGQLGIGDEDISPHPAPLIVPNLENVVDVAAGRDHVLALTATGGVYAWGLGSSGQIGDGSAGILASRPQPVPIVLPDGAVALDARGNTSYAALASGELLGWGQNSLAQLGVGDTQQRTKPAPCLVGGVRAAAAGLTGAIALDDVGGLQVWGSNTSGQLALPLPPEGPERSSAPVGVPWP